One Oryza sativa Japonica Group chromosome 8, ASM3414082v1 DNA window includes the following coding sequences:
- the LOC4346062 gene encoding rNA pseudouridine synthase 3, mitochondrial has protein sequence MLCRRRRVGAAVRWLSRLAPPAPAEADPVVVRVDGSNVARLGKPKPGPRPRQLLSLPPFPGGGDGDPLPGRKAAAPRRVTAVSWVKHYLADVPQEVVQAHFNKRLVYSECSDHEVSVETIKSQKHHLKKIKHNDVMEPGMRIHLPVSVAEGEIKKRYETIPTATLHPNKDEIEYLRRLVIHKDSAILVLNKPPKVPMKGNLPVHNSMDVLAAAALSYGNEEGPKLVHRLDRESSGLLLFGRTKESFTRLHWLFTSVNLAKTNSQVWNAACEAYMQRYWALVIGTPKEREGIISAPLSKVLLDDGKAERVILAHPSGIDGAQEAVTAYRVMGPTIHGCSWIELRPLTGRKHQLRVHCAEALGTPIVGDYKYGWFVHQRWKQNPQPDFEPFTGEPYKLRRPEGLEIQKGSVLSKVPLLHLHCREMVIPNIAKFLSSNGEWHENGAPWSKEKPNLLRFIAPMPAHMKISWNIMSSYLV, from the exons ATGCtgtgccgccggcggcgcgtgggggcggcggtgcggtggctgtcgcggctggcgccgcccgcgccggcggaggcggaccCGGTGGTGGTCCGCGTGGACGGGAGCAACGTGGCCCGCCTCGGGAAGCCCAAGCCCGGCCCGAGGCCGCGGCAGCTGCTGTCGCTGCCGCCGTTCccgggcggcggggacggcgaccCGCTCCccgggaggaaggcggcggcgccgcggcgggtgACGGCGGTCAGCTGGGTGAAGCACTACCTCGCCGACGTGCCGCAGGAGGTCGTGCAGGCGCACTTCAACAAGAGGCTG GTTTATTCCGAGTGCTCAGATCATGAGGTTTCAGTTGAGACTATTAAGAGCCAGAAGCATCATCTCAAGAAG ATCAAGCATAATGATGTGATGGAGCCTGGCATGAGAATTCACCTTCCTGTGTCAGTGGCAGAGGGCGAGATTAAGAAGCGGTATGAGACCATTCCAACTGCCACATTGCATCCCAATAAAGATGAGATTGAATACTTGAGAAGGCTTGTCATACACAAG GATTCTGCCATACTTGTACTTAACAAGCCCCCAAAAGTGCCCATGAAGGGAAATTTGCCAGTGCATAACAGCATGGATGTGCTTGCAGCAGCAGCTCTGTCATATGGAAATGAAGAAGGTCCAAAATTG GTTCATCGACTGGACAGAGAAAGTAGTGGTTTGCTGTTGTTCGGGAGAACAAAAGAAAGCTTTACTCGATTGCATTGGCTTTTCACTAGCGTCAATTTAGCAAAAACGAATTCTCAG GTATGGAATGCTGCCTGTGAAGCATACATGCAGAGGTATTGGGCATTGGTGATTGGGACCCctaaagaaagagaagggatTATTTCTGCACCTCTTTCAAAG GTACTTCTTGATGATGGGAAAGCCGAGCGTGTCATTCTGGCACATCCATCTGGCATAGATGGTGCACAAGAAGCTGTAACAGCATATCGGGTGATGGGACCAACCATTCATGGGTGCTCATGGATTGAGCTACGCCCATTGACAGGCCGAAAGCATCAG CTCCGAGTACATTGTGCAGAAGCTCTAGGCACACCCATTGTCGGAGACTACAAGTACGGGTGGTTTGTGCACCAAAGGTGGAAGCAGAATCCCCAACCAGACTTTGAACCGTTTACTGGGGAGCCATACAAGCTGAGGCGCCCAGAAGGCTTGGAAATCCAGAAGGGCAGTGTTCTCTCTAAAGTCCCTCTGCTGCACCTGCATTGCCGGGAAATGGTCATCCCCAACATCGCGAAATTCCTGAGCAGCAATGGAGAATGGCATGAAAATGGTGCTCCATGGTCCAAGGAGAAGCCCAATCTCCTCAGGTTCATCGCACCGATGCCTGCACATATGAAAATTAGCTGGAATATCATGTCCTCATATCTGGTGTAA
- the LOC4346062 gene encoding rNA pseudouridine synthase 3, mitochondrial isoform X1, translated as MLFGSVDSTTLVAKCCLVYSECSDHEVSVETIKSQKHHLKKIKHNDVMEPGMRIHLPVSVAEGEIKKRYETIPTATLHPNKDEIEYLRRLVIHKDSAILVLNKPPKVPMKGNLPVHNSMDVLAAAALSYGNEEGPKLVHRLDRESSGLLLFGRTKESFTRLHWLFTSVNLAKTNSQVWNAACEAYMQRYWALVIGTPKEREGIISAPLSKVLLDDGKAERVILAHPSGIDGAQEAVTAYRVMGPTIHGCSWIELRPLTGRKHQLRVHCAEALGTPIVGDYKYGWFVHQRWKQNPQPDFEPFTGEPYKLRRPEGLEIQKGSVLSKVPLLHLHCREMVIPNIAKFLSSNGEWHENGAPWSKEKPNLLRFIAPMPAHMKISWNIMSSYLV; from the exons ATGCTCTTCGGGAGTGTGGACTCTACTACTCTAGTGGCGAAATGTTGCTTG GTTTATTCCGAGTGCTCAGATCATGAGGTTTCAGTTGAGACTATTAAGAGCCAGAAGCATCATCTCAAGAAG ATCAAGCATAATGATGTGATGGAGCCTGGCATGAGAATTCACCTTCCTGTGTCAGTGGCAGAGGGCGAGATTAAGAAGCGGTATGAGACCATTCCAACTGCCACATTGCATCCCAATAAAGATGAGATTGAATACTTGAGAAGGCTTGTCATACACAAG GATTCTGCCATACTTGTACTTAACAAGCCCCCAAAAGTGCCCATGAAGGGAAATTTGCCAGTGCATAACAGCATGGATGTGCTTGCAGCAGCAGCTCTGTCATATGGAAATGAAGAAGGTCCAAAATTG GTTCATCGACTGGACAGAGAAAGTAGTGGTTTGCTGTTGTTCGGGAGAACAAAAGAAAGCTTTACTCGATTGCATTGGCTTTTCACTAGCGTCAATTTAGCAAAAACGAATTCTCAG GTATGGAATGCTGCCTGTGAAGCATACATGCAGAGGTATTGGGCATTGGTGATTGGGACCCctaaagaaagagaagggatTATTTCTGCACCTCTTTCAAAG GTACTTCTTGATGATGGGAAAGCCGAGCGTGTCATTCTGGCACATCCATCTGGCATAGATGGTGCACAAGAAGCTGTAACAGCATATCGGGTGATGGGACCAACCATTCATGGGTGCTCATGGATTGAGCTACGCCCATTGACAGGCCGAAAGCATCAG CTCCGAGTACATTGTGCAGAAGCTCTAGGCACACCCATTGTCGGAGACTACAAGTACGGGTGGTTTGTGCACCAAAGGTGGAAGCAGAATCCCCAACCAGACTTTGAACCGTTTACTGGGGAGCCATACAAGCTGAGGCGCCCAGAAGGCTTGGAAATCCAGAAGGGCAGTGTTCTCTCTAAAGTCCCTCTGCTGCACCTGCATTGCCGGGAAATGGTCATCCCCAACATCGCGAAATTCCTGAGCAGCAATGGAGAATGGCATGAAAATGGTGCTCCATGGTCCAAGGAGAAGCCCAATCTCCTCAGGTTCATCGCACCGATGCCTGCACATATGAAAATTAGCTGGAATATCATGTCCTCATATCTGGTGTAA
- the LOC4346062 gene encoding rNA pseudouridine synthase 3, mitochondrial isoform X2, translated as MRFQLRLLRARSIISRSLLQIKHNDVMEPGMRIHLPVSVAEGEIKKRYETIPTATLHPNKDEIEYLRRLVIHKDSAILVLNKPPKVPMKGNLPVHNSMDVLAAAALSYGNEEGPKLVHRLDRESSGLLLFGRTKESFTRLHWLFTSVNLAKTNSQVWNAACEAYMQRYWALVIGTPKEREGIISAPLSKVLLDDGKAERVILAHPSGIDGAQEAVTAYRVMGPTIHGCSWIELRPLTGRKHQLRVHCAEALGTPIVGDYKYGWFVHQRWKQNPQPDFEPFTGEPYKLRRPEGLEIQKGSVLSKVPLLHLHCREMVIPNIAKFLSSNGEWHENGAPWSKEKPNLLRFIAPMPAHMKISWNIMSSYLV; from the exons ATGAGGTTTCAGTTGAGACTATTAAGAGCCAGAAGCATCATCTCAAGAAG TTTGTTGCAGATCAAGCATAATGATGTGATGGAGCCTGGCATGAGAATTCACCTTCCTGTGTCAGTGGCAGAGGGCGAGATTAAGAAGCGGTATGAGACCATTCCAACTGCCACATTGCATCCCAATAAAGATGAGATTGAATACTTGAGAAGGCTTGTCATACACAAG GATTCTGCCATACTTGTACTTAACAAGCCCCCAAAAGTGCCCATGAAGGGAAATTTGCCAGTGCATAACAGCATGGATGTGCTTGCAGCAGCAGCTCTGTCATATGGAAATGAAGAAGGTCCAAAATTG GTTCATCGACTGGACAGAGAAAGTAGTGGTTTGCTGTTGTTCGGGAGAACAAAAGAAAGCTTTACTCGATTGCATTGGCTTTTCACTAGCGTCAATTTAGCAAAAACGAATTCTCAG GTATGGAATGCTGCCTGTGAAGCATACATGCAGAGGTATTGGGCATTGGTGATTGGGACCCctaaagaaagagaagggatTATTTCTGCACCTCTTTCAAAG GTACTTCTTGATGATGGGAAAGCCGAGCGTGTCATTCTGGCACATCCATCTGGCATAGATGGTGCACAAGAAGCTGTAACAGCATATCGGGTGATGGGACCAACCATTCATGGGTGCTCATGGATTGAGCTACGCCCATTGACAGGCCGAAAGCATCAG CTCCGAGTACATTGTGCAGAAGCTCTAGGCACACCCATTGTCGGAGACTACAAGTACGGGTGGTTTGTGCACCAAAGGTGGAAGCAGAATCCCCAACCAGACTTTGAACCGTTTACTGGGGAGCCATACAAGCTGAGGCGCCCAGAAGGCTTGGAAATCCAGAAGGGCAGTGTTCTCTCTAAAGTCCCTCTGCTGCACCTGCATTGCCGGGAAATGGTCATCCCCAACATCGCGAAATTCCTGAGCAGCAATGGAGAATGGCATGAAAATGGTGCTCCATGGTCCAAGGAGAAGCCCAATCTCCTCAGGTTCATCGCACCGATGCCTGCACATATGAAAATTAGCTGGAATATCATGTCCTCATATCTGGTGTAA
- the LOC107276689 gene encoding pentatricopeptide repeat-containing protein At3g42630 — protein sequence MNCQFPGIFFPLKNLASISPCPFCEAVQKAEAKLRKRGDVIITMGSLLLPPWPLPSPASPSARLLLPELHSPARLAFPSSPSAARPPRRDGAYCPRAAPPHADAAAALMLAHAEAGDFASARSMWAQLLHSSAAPRLRAAAPRLLPAYARLGRCDEALLVVRELCARDPGAARALYPLAVTCFGAAGELALMEDAVREMARHGLPVDSATGNAFVCHYAASGTVPQMEAAYRRLKASRLLVSVAAIRAMASAYISHRKYYKLGEFVTDVGLGRRAGGNLLWNLYLLSFAANFKMKSLQRAFLDMVAAGFTPDLTTFNLRAVAFSKMCMFWDLHLTADHMRRDGVAPDLVTHGCFVDAYLERRLARNLNFAFDRLGAGEPVVATDAVVFEAFGKGGFHASSEVLLEATGGERRWTYYKLLGVYLRKQHRKNQIFWNY from the coding sequence ATGAATTGCCAATTCCcaggaattttttttcctctcaaaAATCTTGCTTCCATTTCTCCCTGCCCTTTTTGTGAGGCAGTTCAGAAAGCAGAAGCCAAGCTAAGAAAAAGAGGTGACGTCATCATCACCATGGGTTCTCTCCTGCTTCCACCATGGCCGCTGCCCTCGCCTGCCTCTCCctccgctcgcctcctccttcccgAGCTCCACTCGCCGGCGAGGCTCGCCTTcccgtcctcgccgtcggctgcgcggccgccgcggcgagacGGCGCCTACTGCCCaagggccgcgccgccgcacgccgacgcggcggcggcgctcatgcTCGCCCACGCGGAGGCCGGCGACTTCGCGTCGGCGCGGTCCATGTGGGCGCAGCTCCTGCacagctccgccgcgccgcgcctccgcgccgcggcgccgcggctCCTCCCGGCGTACGCGCGGCTCGGCCGGTGCGACGAGGCGCTCCTCGTGGTGCGGGAGCTCTGCGCGCGCGaccccggcgcggcgcgggcgctcTACCCGCTCGCCGTCACCTGCTTCGGCGCCGCGGGGGAGCTCGCCCTCATGGAGGACGCCGTCCGGGAGATGGCCCGCCACGGCCTCCCCGTCGACTCCGCCACCGGCAACGCCTTCGTGTGCCACTACGCGGCGTCGGGCACCGTGCCGCAGATGGAGGCCGCGTACCGGCGGCTCAAGGCGTCGCGCCTCCtcgtctccgtcgccgccatccgCGCCATGGCGTCCGCGTACATCTCCCACCGCAAGTACTACAAGCTCGGCGAGTTCGTCACCGACGTCGGCCTCGGCCGCCGTGCTGGCGGCAACCTGCTCTGGAACCTCTACctcctctccttcgccgccaacTTCAAGATGAAGTCGCTGCAGCGCGCGTTCCTGGACATGGTCGCCGCCGGGTTCACGCCGGACCTCACCACCTTCAAcctccgcgccgtcgccttctccaAGATGTGCATGTTCTGGGACCTCCACCTCACCGCCGACCACATGCGCCGCGACGGCGTCGCGCCGGACCTCGTCACGCACGGTTGCTTCGTCGACGCCTACCTggagcgccgcctcgcccgcaaCCTCAACTTCGCGTTCGATCGGTTGGGCGCCGGCGAGCCCGTCGTGGCCACGGACGCCGTCGTGTTCGAGGCGTTCGGCAAGGGGGGATTCCACGCGAGCTCCGAGGTGTTGCTcgaggccaccggcggcgagcggcggtggacGTATTACAAGTTGCTCGGCGTCTACCTGAGGAAGCAGCACAGGAAAAACCAAATCTTTTGGAACTACTGA